A region of bacterium DNA encodes the following proteins:
- the fliJ gene encoding flagellar export protein FliJ yields MRTRQERLQRLLRLRERREKQARHQLALSLGEEAQRRRALAETEAQLGQARVQWTSELAGGIGPARWSVLQAYIDHRQRSVALGERMVAEWQPRLAAAREELSAAARERQGMERWRDRLVERQRREEDRRERLRLDEIGLLEVLRREAPEHGEG; encoded by the coding sequence GTGAGGACGCGCCAGGAACGGCTCCAACGTCTCCTGCGGCTGCGCGAGCGGCGTGAGAAGCAGGCCCGTCACCAACTGGCCCTCAGCCTGGGGGAGGAGGCGCAGCGGCGCCGGGCCCTGGCCGAGACGGAGGCGCAGCTGGGCCAGGCCCGGGTCCAGTGGACGAGCGAGCTGGCGGGGGGGATCGGCCCGGCGCGCTGGAGCGTGCTGCAGGCCTACATCGACCACCGGCAACGCAGCGTGGCGCTGGGCGAGCGGATGGTCGCCGAATGGCAGCCCCGGCTGGCGGCCGCCCGCGAGGAGTTGTCGGCCGCGGCGCGGGAGCGCCAGGGGATGGAGCGCTGGCGGGACCGCCTGGTCGAGCGGCAGCGGCGGGAGGAGGACCGGCGGGAGCGGCTCCGCCTGGATGAGATCGGATTGCTCGAGGTCCTGCGCCGCGAAGCGCCGGAACATGGAGAGGGATGA
- a CDS encoding flagellar hook-length control protein FliK, with protein sequence MALLRFEQSAQRPTRPAGEQVPGTGMPGRGTSGEDAEGKTERPAAVRLLAEWRAALAGGSLGRRATGRATVETKAVDGSSPAGPAQAAASLPCAESADGLPIIQLSAGLLWLARAEAARPAAAGLPPAPLDPKLLLEQLHGRLERLALTEGGRAELVLEPARLGRLTLRLERDGAGWRLEIHSSLESTARELHRQAQDLRDSLAGAGLRLDELRLTTEAGPARHTPGEAGRESGAGAWHEGDDPDQRERARREEREESARSAGGAEHFANRLERLLHVSGGKGARP encoded by the coding sequence GTGGCCCTGCTGCGCTTCGAGCAGAGCGCCCAGCGGCCCACCCGGCCCGCGGGGGAGCAGGTGCCAGGAACTGGCATGCCGGGAAGGGGCACGTCGGGAGAGGACGCCGAAGGAAAAACCGAGCGGCCCGCGGCCGTGCGCCTGCTGGCCGAGTGGCGCGCCGCCCTGGCCGGCGGGAGCTTGGGCCGCCGCGCCACGGGCCGGGCCACGGTAGAGACGAAGGCCGTGGACGGATCCAGCCCGGCGGGCCCGGCCCAAGCTGCGGCCTCCCTCCCGTGCGCGGAAAGCGCGGACGGCTTGCCCATCATCCAGCTTTCTGCTGGGCTTCTCTGGCTGGCCCGCGCCGAGGCGGCCCGGCCCGCCGCGGCCGGCCTCCCCCCGGCCCCGCTTGATCCCAAACTGCTTCTGGAGCAACTGCACGGCCGCCTGGAGCGCTTGGCGCTGACCGAAGGGGGCAGGGCGGAACTGGTCCTGGAGCCGGCCCGCCTGGGCCGGCTGACCCTGCGGCTGGAACGGGATGGCGCCGGCTGGCGGCTGGAGATCCACAGCAGTCTGGAGAGCACGGCCCGTGAATTGCACAGACAGGCGCAGGATTTGCGCGACAGCCTGGCCGGGGCGGGCCTTCGCCTGGACGAGCTGCGCCTGACGACCGAGGCCGGCCCCGCGCGGCACACGCCTGGTGAAGCTGGACGGGAGAGTGGGGCAGGCGCCTGGCATGAGGGCGACGACCCGGATCAGCGGGAGCGGGCCAGGCGGGAGGAGCGGGAGGAATCGGCAAGGTCGGCGGGTGGGGCGGAACATTTTGCCAACCGCCTGGAACGACTTCTCCACGTAAGCGGAGGGAAGGGAGCACGGCCATGA
- a CDS encoding flagellar hook assembly protein FlgD: MNSISGVGGSSLQGSQVASSAAELGRQDFLNLLVTQLANQDPLNPMDNQQFAAQLAQFSSLEQMTNIQQTLQLGLAADAALAGALQGGMAAELIGHRVTVVDNRLALDASGADLRWEAERTPASLTVAITNELGVKVHEFTIEPSADGHYSWDGRGAGGQRLPEGTYTVAYVARDAAGASMAVRALWQGRIDTVRFREGIPWLVGDGLEFSLAQVSEVSREAASDDGGGSAARALDIQINW, translated from the coding sequence ATGAACAGCATCTCGGGCGTGGGTGGCAGCAGCCTGCAAGGAAGCCAGGTGGCCTCTTCGGCGGCGGAACTGGGTCGACAGGACTTCCTCAACCTGCTGGTCACCCAGCTGGCCAATCAGGATCCGCTCAACCCCATGGACAACCAGCAGTTCGCTGCCCAGTTGGCCCAGTTCAGCAGCCTCGAGCAGATGACCAACATCCAGCAGACCCTGCAGCTGGGCCTGGCCGCCGACGCAGCCCTGGCCGGCGCCCTGCAGGGCGGCATGGCGGCCGAGCTGATCGGCCACCGCGTCACGGTGGTGGACAACCGCCTGGCCCTGGACGCCAGCGGCGCCGACCTGCGCTGGGAGGCCGAGCGCACCCCCGCCAGCCTCACGGTGGCCATCACCAACGAGCTGGGCGTCAAGGTCCACGAATTCACGATCGAGCCCTCCGCCGACGGCCACTACTCCTGGGATGGCCGGGGCGCCGGCGGGCAGCGCCTGCCCGAAGGCACCTACACGGTGGCTTATGTGGCCCGGGACGCGGCCGGGGCCTCCATGGCGGTGCGCGCCCTTTGGCAGGGACGGATCGACACCGTCCGCTTCCGCGAGGGCATTCCCTGGCTGGTGGGCGACGGGCTGGAGTTCAGCCTGGCGCAGGTGAGCGAGGTCAGCCGCGAGGCGGCCTCCGACGACGGGGGCGGATCGGCCGCCCGCGCCCTGGACATCCAAATCAACTGGTGA
- a CDS encoding flagellar hook-basal body complex protein, with product MNRSLYTGISGLLGHQQKLDVVGNNIANASTVGFKRSRVNFQDAFSQTLRNASEPTGTASGRVPMQVGLGVRVASIDRIFEQGNLELTGTTTDLAIYGDGFFVVQDGSGTYYTRNGAFQVNQLGALVTADGQAVLGLNADAGGNLPAITELGAIVLPLDQVSAAQATTEVALRHNLGSGMTTSRATLASLANSAGVTGVSGNAANGLGGTWNVTVTGAAATQSRLRGSNAAFPGALTSAMTLGSLGVTQFGTVNVSVDNGAPVAITGFDAETTLSEFMALIESQVAGVDITLDSGELVVARTHFGSGATYRVNLTESGSNALARLFGAATVNATNGTSSTLAASGAFTTSRGQVLAPVALALGEVDPTNGRVTEVLDLGGGGVSVLAANGLSAGAFRVDTEDTVHETSIIVYDSLGAPHTMGLSFTRGVDPNSWHWEATLPPPANTMSGNRGMVRFTESDGSLASFTYDNGANALSFDPGNGAVVQLTFDAGSVGGLDGLTQMAGSTTLLATGQNGRPMGTLSTVDFLDDGRIQGTYSNGDARTLAQVLVAEFTNPQGLKAAGGANFSSTGSSGLARLGQPGTQLESVVKSGYLEMSNTDLSKELTEMILAQRGFQAAARVISTSDTILGEVIQLKR from the coding sequence ATGAACCGCTCCCTCTACACGGGCATTTCCGGCCTGCTGGGCCATCAACAGAAGCTGGACGTGGTGGGCAACAACATTGCCAACGCCAGCACCGTGGGCTTCAAGCGCAGCCGCGTCAATTTCCAGGACGCCTTCTCCCAGACCCTGCGCAACGCCTCGGAACCCACCGGCACGGCCAGTGGCCGCGTCCCCATGCAGGTCGGGCTGGGGGTCCGCGTCGCCTCCATCGACCGCATCTTCGAGCAGGGCAACCTCGAGCTGACGGGGACGACCACCGACTTGGCCATTTACGGCGACGGCTTCTTTGTCGTGCAGGACGGCTCCGGCACCTACTACACGCGCAACGGCGCCTTCCAGGTCAACCAACTGGGGGCCCTCGTCACAGCGGACGGGCAGGCCGTGCTCGGCCTCAATGCCGATGCGGGCGGCAACCTGCCCGCCATCACCGAGCTGGGGGCCATCGTCCTGCCCCTGGACCAGGTCTCGGCCGCCCAGGCCACCACCGAGGTCGCCCTGCGTCACAACCTGGGCTCCGGCATGACCACTTCGCGCGCCACCCTGGCCAGCCTGGCCAACAGCGCCGGCGTCACCGGCGTCTCCGGCAACGCCGCCAACGGGCTGGGCGGCACCTGGAACGTGACGGTGACCGGCGCCGCCGCCACCCAGAGCAGGCTCCGCGGCAGCAACGCCGCCTTCCCCGGCGCCCTCACCTCGGCCATGACCCTGGGCAGCCTGGGCGTCACCCAGTTCGGCACGGTCAACGTCAGCGTGGACAACGGCGCGCCGGTGGCCATCACCGGTTTCGACGCCGAGACCACCCTCAGCGAGTTCATGGCCCTCATCGAGTCGCAAGTGGCGGGCGTGGACATCACCCTGGACAGCGGCGAGCTGGTCGTGGCGCGCACCCACTTCGGCTCCGGCGCCACCTACCGCGTCAACCTGACGGAATCCGGTTCCAACGCCCTGGCCCGCCTCTTCGGTGCCGCCACCGTCAACGCCACCAACGGCACCAGTTCCACGCTGGCCGCCAGCGGCGCCTTCACCACCAGCCGTGGCCAGGTGCTGGCCCCCGTCGCCCTGGCGCTGGGCGAGGTGGACCCCACCAACGGCCGCGTGACGGAGGTGCTGGACCTGGGCGGTGGCGGCGTGAGCGTGCTGGCCGCCAACGGCCTCAGTGCCGGTGCCTTCAGAGTGGACACGGAGGACACGGTCCACGAGACCAGCATCATCGTCTACGACAGCCTGGGCGCGCCCCACACCATGGGCCTCAGCTTCACCCGCGGCGTGGATCCCAACTCCTGGCACTGGGAGGCGACCCTGCCTCCCCCCGCCAACACCATGTCGGGCAACCGCGGCATGGTCCGCTTCACCGAGAGCGATGGCAGCCTGGCCTCCTTCACCTATGACAATGGAGCCAACGCCCTCAGCTTCGATCCCGGCAACGGCGCCGTCGTCCAGCTGACCTTCGACGCCGGCTCGGTGGGCGGCCTGGACGGCCTGACCCAGATGGCGGGAAGCACCACCCTGCTTGCCACCGGCCAGAACGGCCGGCCCATGGGCACCCTCAGCACGGTGGACTTCCTGGACGACGGGCGCATCCAGGGCACCTACAGCAACGGCGACGCCCGCACCCTGGCCCAGGTCCTGGTGGCGGAGTTCACCAACCCGCAGGGGCTCAAGGCGGCGGGCGGGGCCAATTTCAGCTCGACGGGCTCCAGTGGACTGGCCCGTCTGGGCCAACCCGGCACCCAACTGGAAAGCGTGGTCAAGAGCGGCTATCTGGAGATGTCCAACACCGACCTGAGCAAGGAACTGACCGAGATGATCCTGGCCCAGCGGGGTTTCCAGGCGGCGGCGCGCGTGATCAGCACCAGCGACACCATCCTGGGCGAGGTGATCCAGCTCAAGCGTTGA
- a CDS encoding motility protein A — protein sequence MDFSSIIGLVVGWGLVAWAIASRPGGFFFLDLASIFIVAGGTAGALLMNFPLSGLRRMNASFLKFMFHREQGLSETIQFMVEISERVRREGILAIEQTLQEMNDEFLANGLRLAVDGTDPDMIKAILEIEIRTLEERHQVAAHLWSQVGTYAPAFGMIGTLIGLIQMLQSLDDPSKIGLGMATALVTTFYGAIIANLIALPIAGKLTLRSREELGRKALIMEGILSIQNGDNPRMVREKLRTFLPPHHRLLVQDD from the coding sequence ATGGATTTCTCGTCCATCATCGGACTGGTCGTGGGCTGGGGGCTGGTCGCCTGGGCCATCGCCTCGCGCCCCGGCGGCTTCTTTTTCCTCGATCTGGCCTCCATCTTCATCGTGGCCGGCGGCACGGCCGGCGCCCTGCTCATGAACTTCCCCCTCTCCGGCCTGCGGCGCATGAACGCCAGCTTCCTCAAGTTCATGTTCCACCGCGAGCAGGGTCTGTCGGAGACCATCCAGTTCATGGTGGAGATTTCCGAGCGGGTCCGGCGCGAGGGCATCCTGGCCATCGAGCAGACCCTGCAGGAGATGAACGACGAGTTCCTGGCCAACGGCCTCCGCCTGGCCGTGGACGGCACGGACCCCGACATGATCAAAGCCATTCTCGAGATCGAGATCCGCACCCTGGAGGAGCGGCACCAGGTGGCGGCCCACCTCTGGAGCCAGGTGGGCACCTACGCCCCCGCCTTCGGCATGATCGGAACCCTGATCGGCCTCATCCAGATGCTGCAGTCCCTGGATGACCCCTCCAAGATCGGCCTGGGCATGGCCACCGCCCTGGTCACCACCTTCTACGGCGCCATCATCGCCAACCTGATCGCCTTGCCCATCGCCGGCAAGCTGACCCTTCGCTCGCGGGAGGAGTTGGGACGGAAGGCCCTCATCATGGAGGGGATCCTCTCCATCCAGAACGGGGACAACCCGCGCATGGTGCGCGAAAAGCTGCGCACCTTCCTGCCCCCCCACCACCGCCTGCTCGTGCAGGACGACTGA
- a CDS encoding flagellar motor protein MotB, translated as MARRPIPPKVPTSPGWMTTYGDLMSLLLVFFILLVSFSTLEVTQFHKAMGSLKQGGDGIFRPSTGQILIEAPAQLSAEFDRAVSDLGEELARQSLSEQVRVYWDTQGVRFVLQDEVLFPPGSAVLNTRYRDVLTAVADVIRTLPVAELQVEGHTDDTPIRTERYPSNWELSTARAVAMLRFLEGLGLVPPRKLAAHGFGEFRPFVPNDSPANKAKNRRVEIYVLRQR; from the coding sequence ATGGCCCGGCGCCCCATCCCGCCCAAGGTGCCCACTTCGCCGGGGTGGATGACCACCTATGGCGACCTGATGAGCCTGCTCCTCGTCTTCTTCATCCTGCTGGTGAGCTTCTCCACCCTGGAGGTGACCCAGTTCCACAAGGCGATGGGTTCGCTCAAGCAGGGAGGTGACGGCATCTTCCGGCCCTCCACCGGCCAGATCCTGATCGAGGCGCCGGCCCAGCTCTCGGCCGAGTTCGACCGGGCCGTGTCCGACCTGGGAGAGGAGCTGGCCCGCCAGAGCCTGAGCGAGCAGGTGCGCGTCTACTGGGACACGCAGGGCGTGCGCTTCGTCCTCCAGGACGAGGTGCTGTTCCCGCCCGGCTCCGCCGTGCTCAACACGCGCTACCGGGATGTGCTGACAGCCGTCGCCGACGTCATCCGCACCCTGCCCGTGGCCGAGCTGCAGGTGGAAGGCCACACCGACGACACGCCCATCCGCACCGAACGCTATCCCAGCAACTGGGAGCTGTCCACGGCCCGGGCCGTGGCCATGTTGCGCTTCCTGGAGGGGCTGGGCCTGGTCCCGCCGCGCAAGCTGGCCGCCCATGGATTCGGCGAGTTCCGACCCTTCGTGCCCAACGACTCGCCGGCAAACAAAGCCAAGAACCGGCGGGTGGAGATCTACGTCCTGCGCCAGCGCTGA
- the fliM gene encoding flagellar motor switch protein FliM → MNKILSQDEINQLLDSYKNQRLPDSGGEDLREVQPYDFKHPERISKDMMRSMRTIHEGLARAMGTHLSSTMRQMVEVNLLSMDQVTYAEYTMSLPELSSLFVLTTERGGGSVIAELSPQFVLYMVDRLLGGTGDALSEPREITIIEQNVIARFVNQLVATLNEAWSMIFPMEFVRESYESNPQFVQIAPASETVCVVFFEIRVKAYTFSMNICIPYFVLEPAMPYLTQGRRLSLERRGDREVQRTIAHKVLCGEIELKANLSRTELSLEDFLNIKVGDVLTLPVREHEEVELEVGGKVKFLGRPGRLGQRRGFRITRAVDPLEDPIYNEL, encoded by the coding sequence ATGAACAAGATCCTCTCCCAGGACGAGATCAACCAGCTGCTGGACTCCTACAAGAACCAGCGGTTGCCCGACAGCGGCGGCGAAGACCTGCGCGAGGTCCAGCCCTATGACTTCAAGCACCCGGAGCGCATCAGCAAGGACATGATGCGCTCCATGCGCACCATCCACGAGGGGCTGGCGCGGGCGATGGGCACCCACCTGTCCAGCACCATGCGCCAGATGGTGGAGGTCAACCTGCTCTCCATGGACCAGGTGACCTACGCCGAATACACCATGAGCCTGCCCGAGCTGTCCAGCCTCTTCGTGCTCACCACGGAGAGGGGCGGCGGCTCCGTCATCGCCGAGCTGTCCCCCCAGTTCGTCCTCTACATGGTGGACCGCCTCCTGGGCGGCACCGGGGACGCCCTGAGCGAGCCGCGCGAGATCACCATCATCGAGCAGAACGTCATCGCGCGCTTCGTCAACCAGCTGGTGGCCACCCTCAACGAGGCGTGGTCCATGATCTTTCCCATGGAGTTCGTGCGCGAGAGCTATGAGAGCAATCCGCAGTTCGTCCAGATCGCCCCCGCCAGCGAGACGGTCTGCGTCGTCTTCTTCGAGATCCGGGTGAAGGCCTACACCTTCTCCATGAACATCTGCATCCCCTATTTCGTCCTCGAGCCGGCCATGCCCTATCTCACCCAGGGGCGGCGCCTCTCCCTGGAACGACGCGGGGACCGCGAGGTGCAACGCACCATCGCCCACAAGGTGCTCTGCGGGGAGATCGAGCTGAAGGCCAATCTGTCGCGCACCGAACTCAGTCTCGAGGACTTCCTCAACATCAAGGTGGGGGACGTCCTCACCCTGCCCGTCCGCGAGCATGAGGAGGTGGAGCTGGAGGTGGGGGGCAAGGTGAAGTTCCTGGGGCGGCCGGGCCGCCTGGGACAGCGCCGCGGTTTCCGCATCACACGCGCCGTCGATCCGCTGGAAGACCCCATCTACAACGAGTTGTAG
- the fliN gene encoding flagellar motor switch protein FliN: MADSPDLAQLELLRANEVGFAARSGEIFRTVINLETRLDLQELSIADAAVLAALGEEELVCVEAPFVKGLPGQVVFLLEKPFTARVVDYMIMGDGEVEFMAEEHLDGIVEGVNQLMGNELTELSGRVGVNLRNEVKPAHLLKPEEWSARYPGWVLATFRVTIDGQEPVRLGKLLSPDLAVALAGMLGAEPPNIEDDDADFGVRRPAEDAPSAAAPAMGGQAAPGGVAPAAPVREVRQAQFTDFGPPPVAPRSGMETKLGDTGLGRVLDLRLPVVIELGRTRMLIKDIVELSPGSVIELNKLVGEPVDLFVNGKRFAQGEVVVIDENFGVRITDLVLLDQRLQQAGEA, encoded by the coding sequence ATGGCAGATTCCCCCGACCTCGCCCAGCTGGAGCTGCTGCGCGCCAATGAAGTGGGCTTCGCGGCGCGCTCGGGCGAGATCTTCCGCACCGTCATCAATCTGGAAACGCGCCTGGATCTGCAGGAGCTGAGCATCGCCGACGCCGCCGTCCTGGCCGCCCTGGGGGAGGAGGAGCTGGTCTGCGTCGAAGCCCCCTTCGTCAAGGGGCTGCCCGGCCAGGTCGTCTTCCTGCTGGAAAAGCCCTTCACGGCGCGGGTGGTCGACTACATGATCATGGGCGACGGCGAGGTGGAGTTCATGGCGGAGGAGCACCTCGACGGCATCGTCGAGGGCGTCAACCAGCTCATGGGCAATGAATTGACCGAGCTGTCCGGACGGGTGGGCGTCAATCTGCGCAACGAGGTGAAGCCCGCCCATCTGCTCAAGCCGGAGGAGTGGTCCGCCCGCTACCCCGGCTGGGTGCTCGCCACTTTCCGGGTGACGATCGACGGCCAGGAGCCGGTGCGGCTGGGCAAGCTGCTCTCGCCCGACCTGGCCGTGGCGCTGGCCGGCATGTTGGGGGCCGAACCCCCCAACATCGAGGACGATGACGCCGATTTCGGCGTGAGGCGTCCAGCGGAAGACGCCCCGTCCGCCGCCGCTCCCGCCATGGGCGGACAGGCCGCGCCTGGCGGAGTCGCCCCGGCGGCCCCGGTCCGCGAGGTGCGCCAGGCCCAGTTCACCGATTTCGGCCCTCCGCCGGTCGCTCCGCGCAGCGGCATGGAGACCAAGCTGGGCGACACGGGTCTGGGCCGCGTGTTGGATCTGCGCCTGCCGGTGGTGATCGAGCTGGGTCGCACGCGCATGCTGATCAAGGACATTGTCGAGCTGTCGCCGGGCAGCGTGATCGAGTTGAACAAGCTGGTGGGCGAGCCGGTGGATCTCTTCGTCAACGGCAAGCGCTTCGCCCAGGGCGAAGTGGTGGTCATCGACGAGAACTTCGGCGTGCGCATCACGGATCTGGTGCTCCTGGATCAGCGCCTGCAGCAGGCCGGAGAGGCATGA
- a CDS encoding flagellar biosynthetic protein FliO, translated as MMPADSLAHFGAQAPSLASLLLRLLLTLALLGGGLWLLRRLRRRPGSPADDRPLEILSAISLGTRRQAVLLRVSGHVWLLGLGEGGVRTLGRFSGSEAQDLIARAGRGPHPFQLRFFEARQRAAGANPPGPGEGGLDGR; from the coding sequence ATGATGCCGGCCGACAGCCTGGCCCACTTCGGCGCGCAGGCGCCCTCCCTGGCCTCCCTGCTCCTGCGCCTGCTCTTGACTCTGGCGCTGCTGGGCGGGGGCCTCTGGCTGCTGCGCCGCCTGCGCCGACGGCCGGGCTCGCCGGCGGACGACCGCCCCCTCGAGATCCTCTCCGCCATCAGCCTGGGCACGCGCCGCCAAGCCGTCCTCCTGCGCGTCTCGGGCCATGTCTGGCTGCTGGGGCTGGGGGAGGGCGGGGTGCGCACCCTGGGCCGCTTCAGCGGCTCCGAGGCGCAGGACCTGATCGCCCGGGCCGGCCGCGGTCCCCATCCCTTCCAGCTACGCTTCTTCGAGGCCAGGCAGCGGGCGGCGGGCGCCAACCCACCCGGACCCGGAGAGGGAGGGCTGGATGGACGCTGA
- the fliP gene encoding flagellar type III secretion system pore protein FliP (The bacterial flagellar biogenesis protein FliP forms a type III secretion system (T3SS)-type pore required for flagellar assembly.) yields the protein MDAERCVRRRWTGPWPLRLLPLFACLLLALPVLAQTPAPAPGQTAPAFTLTMGGALPARPDFVVAIEILFLMTLLALAPALLILATSFTRILVVLHFVRQALGTQQLPPNQVLIGLTLFLTFFIMRPAFDQMNREALQPYLSQQITQQEAIAKAQVPFKAFMLRQARTEDLALFVRLAKLERPGKAEDLPITVVMPGFLISELRMGFQIGFLIYLPFLVIDLVVASVLMSMGMLMLPPIMISLPFKILLFVLVDGLNLLVRSLVEGFR from the coding sequence ATGGACGCTGAGCGGTGCGTGCGGCGCCGGTGGACCGGCCCCTGGCCGCTCCGCCTCCTGCCGCTGTTCGCCTGTCTGCTGCTGGCCCTGCCCGTCCTGGCCCAGACGCCCGCCCCGGCACCTGGACAGACAGCCCCTGCCTTCACCCTGACGATGGGGGGCGCCCTCCCCGCCCGGCCCGATTTCGTGGTGGCCATCGAAATCCTCTTCCTCATGACCCTGCTGGCCCTGGCGCCGGCCCTCCTCATCCTGGCCACCTCCTTCACGCGCATCCTGGTCGTGCTGCACTTCGTCCGGCAGGCCCTGGGCACCCAGCAACTGCCGCCCAACCAGGTGCTGATCGGCCTCACGCTCTTCCTCACCTTCTTCATCATGCGTCCGGCCTTCGACCAGATGAACCGCGAGGCCCTCCAGCCCTACCTGAGCCAGCAGATCACGCAGCAGGAAGCCATCGCCAAGGCCCAGGTCCCCTTCAAGGCCTTCATGCTGCGGCAGGCCCGCACCGAGGACCTGGCCCTCTTCGTGCGCCTGGCCAAGCTGGAGCGCCCCGGCAAGGCGGAGGACCTGCCCATCACGGTGGTGATGCCGGGCTTCCTCATCAGCGAGCTGCGCATGGGATTCCAGATCGGCTTCCTCATCTATCTGCCCTTTCTCGTCATCGATCTGGTGGTGGCCAGCGTGCTCATGAGCATGGGCATGCTCATGCTGCCCCCCATCATGATCAGCCTGCCCTTCAAGATCCTGCTCTTCGTGCTGGTGGACGGCTTGAATCTGCTGGTGCGCTCGCTGGTGGAGGGCTTCCGGTGA
- the fliQ gene encoding flagellar biosynthesis protein FliQ, with the protein MSEQQVLHLIQQTLWMTLQLSLPILVTGLLVGLAVGILQSVTQIHEMTLTFIPKILAVALVLVVALPWMMQELLSFTREVFDLSTKL; encoded by the coding sequence ATGAGTGAGCAACAGGTCCTACATCTCATCCAGCAGACGCTGTGGATGACCCTCCAGCTCTCGCTGCCCATCCTCGTCACCGGCCTGCTCGTCGGCCTGGCGGTGGGCATCCTGCAGAGCGTGACCCAGATCCACGAGATGACCCTCACCTTCATTCCCAAGATCCTGGCCGTGGCCCTGGTCCTGGTCGTGGCCCTCCCCTGGATGATGCAGGAGCTGCTCAGCTTCACGCGGGAGGTCTTCGATCTGAGCACCAAGCTCTAG
- the fliR gene encoding flagellar biosynthetic protein FliR, with product MFFSWPIAWVELFLLVVFRVAGVIALMPVLGGRGMPARAKLLLALLITLLLLPALPVADWPLGGRGLWSWLGLAAHEVLLGVLLGFAAQVPILAMQMAGELLGLQMGFGIASVIDPESGGQENIMAGMLRNVALLLFLVFNGHHVVLTAMADSLRTLPPGALSLSPDLLGEGLRLVGHLFELGLRLGAPAMAALLLSEVGLGLIARTVPQMNIFIVGFPLKIGLGFALLGITLPSVLVLFRQEVGALAGVLARLAAP from the coding sequence ATGTTCTTCAGCTGGCCCATCGCCTGGGTCGAACTCTTCCTGCTGGTCGTCTTCCGCGTGGCGGGGGTGATCGCCCTCATGCCCGTCCTGGGCGGCCGCGGCATGCCGGCGCGGGCCAAGCTCCTGCTCGCCCTGCTCATCACGCTCCTCCTGCTGCCCGCGCTGCCGGTGGCGGACTGGCCGCTGGGGGGGCGCGGCCTTTGGAGCTGGCTGGGCCTGGCCGCCCACGAGGTCCTGCTGGGCGTCCTGCTCGGCTTCGCCGCCCAGGTGCCCATCCTGGCCATGCAGATGGCGGGCGAGCTGCTGGGCCTGCAGATGGGCTTCGGCATCGCGTCGGTGATCGATCCCGAGTCCGGCGGCCAGGAGAACATCATGGCCGGCATGCTGCGCAATGTCGCCCTGCTTCTCTTCCTCGTCTTCAACGGACACCACGTGGTGCTGACGGCGATGGCCGACAGCCTGCGGACACTGCCGCCGGGGGCCCTCAGCCTCTCGCCCGACCTCCTGGGCGAGGGTCTCCGCCTGGTGGGCCACCTCTTCGAGCTGGGCCTGCGCCTGGGGGCGCCGGCCATGGCCGCCCTGCTGCTGAGCGAGGTGGGGCTGGGCCTCATCGCCCGCACGGTGCCGCAGATGAACATCTTCATCGTCGGCTTCCCCCTCAAGATCGGCCTGGGCTTCGCCCTCCTGGGCATCACCCTGCCCTCCGTCCTCGTCCTGTTCCGCCAGGAGGTGGGGGCGCTGGCCGGTGTGCTGGCCCGTCTCGCCGCGCCCTGA